CTCTGAGCTATTTCTGCATGTTTCATTAGTCATTGAGCTTCCATGACCACCCAGCCTGGTCTCAGAGACTCTCCAGTGCATTTTTAAGATTCGTTTATCCGCCAGCTGTTGCCCAGAGCATAGACGTGATCCGAAACGCTGGAGCGTTCTCGCAAACAACGGGCTTTGGTCATTAAAAAAAGGCCAGAGGAAGCTAAcgcaagatgtgtgtgtgtgtgtgtgtgtgtgtgtgtgtgtgtgtgtgtgtgtgtgtctaatggGCTTTTATCTGTGGAAACGAAAcccagacagagtgagagagcggaGAAATGGACACCTCCTTCCTCAGCTCCCTTCCAAGCAGCTGACACTACAGTTGTCAAGGTCTGAGACTTGGCTGGCGTGAGGTCTGTGTGTCGCTGGCTGAATGTAAACCAGCAGACAGTGAATAACCTGAAGACGTATTGCACATATGGGAACTGGTGACGTGTGCGTGCAGTGCGGTGGGGCGCATTCATGTGAACCCAGCCAACTTGGTTGAGGCTACCGTACAGGCTGCGTCTTGGCCTGGTCTGTGGAAGTGCATTCGTCTGGGTGATTTTGATCCATACAGCAGGATGTTACGCAGATGGAGGCTTTTTGGACACTCGCAGGACGTATTTTTGAAAATCATGGCTTAAAGTTGGATTTGTCTTAAAGTTGGGcttaatatttacaaatcaTGAGTTCAGTGGCGTGTCATCCTTCTTACATCAGCTTTCACGGAGAGTCTTTTACCTGAGAATAGTCTCCTAGCCTGAAGCTTATTTCTTAAATCTTGTGCGTTGGACGTGAACTGGAAGGTGACTACCACCGTTCTGAGAACGCAGGTTCTGGTTTCCTGTTATTATGATAGATAAGAGTGTTTGAGTGATCACGTTACCGCCAGAAGATATGCatcagcgggggggggggggggggggggggggggggggggggggggggggggggggtacacgGATACATTTCATTAAAGATGCAGTCAGCAGGAATAAAGTGAAATGGTGTTTGATTTAGCATGTACAGGACGGGCAGGGGGGACCGGTCATCGGTCGCACGTGTaattcttgttttcttgttgtaGCACTGGAGAGACTAAACCAGGATGGTAACTCACTGTCTCTAACCATCTCGGTGTTGAAGAAGGCCAAAGACCATCGCCAGACATCTCCTGCGACCCCCTGAAACTGAGCTCCCGTCATGTCTAATATAAACAATGCCCTTTGCATCGAGAGTGGACAGAACGCTGACGTGTCTCTCTTGCAGAAGGACAGTCTGCAAGATAGTGGATTAAATCAGCTGTTGGATTACAATGCGGAAATAGAAAGGTACCGGTCTTTCGCAAACTTCTACAAAACCAATGGCGCGTTTCCGCAGACTGCCAAGATCGCCCGCATAACCACGCCGATCTTCCCAAGCGCGCGGATCGGCGTGTCCCCGTGGAACTGCGATAACGCCATGCTCTGGGGGAGGAAATCTGCAACAATAAACCCCAACAGGACCGGCGTGCACAGGAACGAGTCCCAGAGGCCGGGGAAACCTGGCATAGCGCCAGAAACGCTGCAAATGGCAAATAATAATTTCCTCTCTACCTTATCCCCGGAACACTGCAGACCTTTAGCGGGAGAATGCATGAACAAGCTGAAATGCGGCGCTGCCGAAGCAGAGATAATGAATCTCCCCGAACGCGTCGGAACTTTTTCCGCCATTCCGGCTTTAGGGGGCATCTCATTACCTCCCGGGGTCATCGTCATGACAGCCCTTCACTCccctgctgcctctgctgccGTTACAGACAGTGCGTTTCAAATTGCCAATCTGGCAGACTGCCCACAGAATAATTCCACCGCATCCAGCGGGAACCCGgcgaagaagaagaggaaaaggtGTGGCGTGTGCGCCCCCTGCAGGCGGCTCATCAACTGCGGCGTGTGCAGCAGCTGTCGGAACCGCAAGACGGGACACCAGATCTGCAAGTTCCGGAAATGCgaggagctgaagaagaaaCCTGGATCGTCACTGGAGGTGAGCTCAAggcacccccctcccccgctcaACAACCCCCTCACAatacccccccccaaccaaccCCATCCTCCCTCCTCCAGCTCTCCAGAGCATTAACCTTTTCCTTCCAGTCACGTTTCTAAGCCCTTGAAAATTGTTTCCATGCCCACCCAAGCCTGAACATCCCCCAGCTTCTCAAATCTGCCTACCCGCCTCGCCTAATTGGCAGTAattaggggtgtttgtgtggcgCGCAAGCTGCGCTTGGCTCAGACACCCCTAATTGCTGCCAGTCAGGATGGGCCTGGAACGTATCCGAGCAACCCCAGGCTTGGCGCAGCTCCAAGCTGAGCTGGGAAATGGTTTTCAGCAGAGAGCCGTCCCTCTCTGCACTTGGTCATTTTAACCAATTATGGAAACCGTCTCTGGACAGGGCTAATCGATATCCCATGAGCCCCCACTGCAGCAAGCCGATGAGAGAGATGGCAAGACCGGTGgtgccacacactcactcacacacacacacacacacacacacacacacacacacacacacacacaaggttttACTCTGGAGTTTACAGTACAAAACTAGAGTTAATgaataaacattcattcattaaaagcATGAATGAATGTAGCTCATTCAGGGAATTATGTTATACTCAAATATTTTATCGATTTTTCAGTATCTTAAAGAAAGAGATTTTTCTAATGTGAAAGTTTAACATCATAGTGGCAACCAAAAAATTCACCGTACCATCATTAGCATGAATCACACAGGGGAGACTGATCGCCAAACACAACAGGACACACCAAATACCCACAGCACATCCTGTAAATTGAATATTTCCTGAACAAGTAATCACTTTTAGTTTTGCAATTTTCTACACATTGACATTCTACCTGCTACTTGACATAAAGGAacaaatgttaaacaaacagtaaaatacaaaatgaatttaaatgaacacagtggCTGCTAACCAGGTACAAGTACACTTTAAAACCAATACACCCACTAAGAACACAGGATAGTCCAGATTAGGGTAAATCTGTGCAGCAGACTGGCCAACAGCGTAATCTGTGTGGGGTGaaacaaagtttacattttgattgtttattggCTTGGCTTTGTTCAATGTGTGTTATGCTTCTAACGTGTTTGTGTAAACAGAGACGAATGTCAAGCTCACATCAGGCATCTGTAAAAATGTGGTACGTTTGTCAAGCGTGATCTTCACGTGGGCTGCTGGGCGGGGCTTTGGCTAGCCCCGCCCAGCGTGATGTGGCTGTGCTTTTGTTGCTTGACTGCTCGTTAATACCCAAGTGATCTCAGGTTTTAATTAACCTGCCCTCAGTCCCCAGTAAACATCCGGCataaaaacacttaacacactTCACAGGACTGCTAATAATTACACAGCGCTGCAGAGTGCCCTGTTATTCGCTGTGACTTTTACCCATCTAGCAGACTGAACACAGCTCCTCCACCTACAGTAACAGCACAGCTGACAGCCAAATGGATGGTTGAAATGTTAACGTTGACATAATGGAATGTACCTGGCTTGGCAGAAGCCGTGGTCAACGTCGAGCTTTAGATCAGCTGAAGACACAAGCTGGGATTTGCTAAACTTATCCTCTGACCGGCGCACACAGTGAGCACGCGTTCGGAAAAATACGTGAGCTTCTACACGTGTTTTGGAGAGAAATTCTTTCTGTGACAGTCAATGTTTGCTTCATTCATCATGTCCTAACAGGTGTCTGAAACAGGTGTCCAGGAAGGCAGGTGTAGTGTGGCTAATATGTGGTTGGACTTTGTCTTGGGAAGCATCCTCTGCTCTGAAAGTGCTTACAGTGGTGTCTGGTGTGCTGGCTGGGAGAGAAACGCCCTCCACACGTCCAGACGTGCTTTTGAAGTCAGTCCTGAGCTTATTCCTGTAATTCTTATGCTGGGCTCCTACAGTAATGATTATTTTTGCCTCTGCTCTGTAATTATGACATGGAGGTGTGGAGAGAATATGACACTGGACATCTCTGAGAAACAGAAGGTATGCTTCCAGCCTAGAAATATCTGAAGGCTTTTCATGCTTCCACACTGtgatacagctgtgtgtgtgtgtgtgtgtgtgtgtgtgtgtgatttgtatcTATCTTCCACACATGGCTCCTCACACAGGTTTATGAAGAATGCAGACAAATGCAGAAATAGGCCAAGAACCCAGACGGGttgctaccacacacacacacacacaatgacatatACACATCACATGCTACCACATGTATGAGTAACATGTTGGTAAACATACACAGTGATCTGACTGCCCCTCCTTCTCAGTGCAATGGGAGAAGGCGCTGGCGCTGGGTTCCATGTGGCTGTCAGAGTTTCCACATGGGAATCGCCCTGAACTAATTATATCTTAAGCGGCAGAGGAAAATGCAAATCAGAATTTTACTCACACCCCTGAAATCGGAGAGCCAATTTAATCTAATACCCCCTTTAATTTAGCGCACTAATGCAGGACCCTGGAGGACTGGCCCAAGTCACTGCTTTTCCGCTCACTCACCAActctgccttttctctctctctctctctctctctctctctctctctccatatatatgtgtatatattatatatgtgtgtgagtgtactcacacagtatctctctctctctctctctctctctctctctctctctctctctctctctctctccatatatatgtgtatatattatatatgtgtgtgagtgtactcacacagtatctctctctctctctttctccccctctctctctctctctctctctctctctctctctctctctctcttccccgaGCCCCAAGAATGGATTAGTCTAGTCTGAGGCATCTCATCTAAGCTAACATTTCCAGAGTTCTTACCTTTGTCTGCTCTGGGTAGAAAGGAGCCTAAGCTTAGTCTCTCTAAggctgtgctggtgtgtgtgtgtgtgtgtgtgtgtgtgtgtgtgtgtgaggggcgaTGCACACAGAGCTGCTTTGAGCATACTTGTACACaggtgtgtatctgtttgtgtttgggtcTGAGCTCCGTGAGCTGTAACTACGGAGACACAGAGGTCTGGAGAACCTCAGTCATTCAGTCATATTTTCTCTCATATCTTTAATAATGAAACTGAATGTGGAAATATTGACTTTATGATTATGTTATGGCAGAGTGGAGCTTACGTAGCATAAAAACCTCGCATCACAACACTACTGTCAGTTGGAGCATGACTGGTTCTGAACTGACCTCAGAGCAGCTGCCAGTGGTCATGAATTCGTCTATTACACTCAACTGCTGAACTAGAACCACCCTAACGGTACACAACCTTTTGTAAGACCTTGTCCATGGCGTTAGTCTTTAATGTGTCCTTGTTCATGTCAGTGGCAACAGTTTCAATGTATACAATGTTCAGAGAAGAACAATCGTACATTGAAATGTGTGATTTTGACGTAGTGACTCCAGAGTCACCATTCACCAGCATCTTCTCAGGTATTTTAACGATCCGTTCACCGGGACATTGACAAGCTGAGGTGCTGCTCTGGGATGCAGATGGTACAGCCCTGGAAATATATGAAGGAAGACCAGCCATAAAGACCAGCCAGGAGTGAGCTGAGCAAAGGTCTTTCTCATCTGCTAAGGCTCGATTTTTCTAATGGTGTGAAGTAGTTATCTGCAGGATGAAGTAGCTGTTGCGGTGACACAATGATCCAGTGATGCAGTGGTGAAGTatacagtgatgcagtgatgtggTGATATAGCATTGCAGTGATACATTGATGCAGCGATGCAGTGCAGCAATGATGCAGTGTACTCCAAGAAGGTCAGCTTCTTTTCCAGAACCCCAAAAAGCCCCAAAGCTGTGTGAACACAGAGGACGAGGACGTCGATGGTGTTTTGTCGGTATGCAGATCAGTTCCCCATCATCAAGACTCGAGTTCTAGCCGATAGCTGTCCATCAGAGGTGTCAGAGAGTCTGTCACTTATTGTCACTGCACAAGAAATATGGGAGATCGAGGACAGGAAAGAGAAGCACAGCTGTGCATTAACATAGTGCAGCCCTGTGATTTATTCCCTACAGCGGACCACACTGGGCCATATAGGTGAGGTTACGAGTGTGTTACAAGTCTGACACATTCAGCCCTATGAATGACTATAAACACTGGGATTCAGAATCCTGAAGGCACTAGTACATCACTGGTACATTACTGGTGTGGATGTTGAGTGTGAAGGGGAACTTGACTTGGGcctgaaatgtttaaacatttggGTCCAAAGATGTTGTGTTGTTAGAATGAAGAGCCTTTATGAACGCATGTGAACAAGCGTATATGACACTGGAATGTCTGAAAATAGGCAGTTTTGAAAAGGGAATCAGCACAGatcactgaacaaacacctGTATGGAGGaccagtctgtgtttgtggcttCACTGTGCCACACGACTCTGTGAAATCTTAGGAGTTGAGGAAAAAATATCCATAACTCAAAAACGATTTTGTTTGGTTAAATGGTCACATACCTGCTATATtcacaatatatacattttcacgAATTCATATGTGGAATCTGGTGAAAAATAACCATTTAATGGACAGgcacattaatgtgtgtgtgtgtcagaaaaggaacatttaCCTGACCTATACGAACAGATTTCATACATGGGAGGGAGGATATTTACAGAAGGCAATTGAAAGTACACGTGGAGCGAAATGTGAAGGTTAAGGTAGCCATGCTACTTAGCGATCCACCGGCGcagattaaaaatgcatgcagtCCCTTTTAGCCTCTGCAGATTTGGGTCTGATGACCTTTGCTATAAATTAAAGTCCTTTTGTCTGCTTCTCGGGGCCTGtatttctgtgtctgtatctctggGTATCTGTGCAGGCTTTCCAAGCACACTTCCACGCATTGTTTGGTAGATAGCGTATACGTTTAGCTATAACGTTTCTAGCTGTAGTTCTGGCTAATTCTGCGCCAGCCGCCCAGCAATCGCGAGCAGCTCCGTAGCCCCTGCAGGACTCCCTGCAAGACAGCCGCGCCTCGTGCTGCTTTCAGCCTGTCAGATGTTGACAGAGGGGATATCTCCACGAGCTTCCTCTGTCACTCGTCCGAGAGACAATAAGACGCGAATTTGAGATGCCTGCTCAGGTgctcagggagggagggggtggggcagaggTTGGGGGGGCATGGAAGGGTAAAACGCTATCGCCTTTAACAGGAGCACAATTGCCCCACAGGACAAAACAGCACGGCACGCGCGCGTGTATCTGCGGGGGTAGGGGCTGCATGAGTCCGTGATATGATTGacaaaaacaggaagagaaagcaTCCTGGGTAATTGAATAGAAGACCCTGAAAAACACCTTACAATTAGTCGACTCCGCAGGCCGGGCTGATGTCACCCCGAAGAAAGGCCGCACGCAAGGCGACGTGCGAGACGTGCGAGACATGCGAGACGCTCCGCGTTTTGTCCCTGCGCTGCGACCACGCTAAGGAGCAGTGTAATGAAAAGGTCGCACAGCCATTGTACAGCCTTCTCCCAGTGAGGAGCTTTAAACACCCCCAGCGCACTGCCACCCGCAAATCTCCCCCGCAGGTGGAGGGTGGCAGGAGCCTGCGCTTAATGAGAGCGAGGGGGCCTATATGAGCCTGGACGGGCAGCTCTAATTTGTTTTAGGTGTGCTCAGAATAGATAAGGACGAATGTGGGCTTGCTCGCAACCCCTCCTCTCCACAACCTTTGCTTCCCTGGAGATAACGGCGTGTGCTCGCAGCCAATCTCagtggggggaggtggagagggggtgCGGTGGCCTGAGGGACAGGCATCCTTTAGATGTGTCGATCTCCACCGTACTGGATTTATTCAAGCTCTAAACTGCAGGTTAATCTGACGGAGGactggtagagagagagaaagagagagggagagagggagagagggagggagggagggagagagaaaagcaaatacCCGAGCTCTGCAATGAGTCTCGATCCTAAAGGCCAACCTTAAGCTCCTGTCAAGACAATGTGATTTCGCCGGCGGAGCCACAAAGCAGATCGCTTAATTACGCTGCGCCTCAGACGCAGCTCACGCGGTTCCTTCCTCAcgtttccccctttttttcccttaaaaaaaagaaaaagaaatacattttacgTCAACGTTTCACGTGCTGTGGATTTTCAATCAGCTTCCATTTgtggtgcccccccccctcccctcccctccccggTTGCCGCGAGGTGCAGAGGTGCCGTTTAAGAATTTATCGGCATTTGCTGCTGCCGCCAATTAAGGCCAGAGTGTAATCGGAGCTCCTGCCCTGCGCTCTTCCGGGCCGCGTCTGTCGCCC
This region of Electrophorus electricus isolate fEleEle1 chromosome 11, fEleEle1.pri, whole genome shotgun sequence genomic DNA includes:
- the cxxc4 gene encoding CXXC-type zinc finger protein 4, with translation MSNINNALCIESGQNADVSLLQKDSLQDSGLNQLLDYNAEIERYRSFANFYKTNGAFPQTAKIARITTPIFPSARIGVSPWNCDNAMLWGRKSATINPNRTGVHRNESQRPGKPGIAPETLQMANNNFLSTLSPEHCRPLAGECMNKLKCGAAEAEIMNLPERVGTFSAIPALGGISLPPGVIVMTALHSPAASAAVTDSAFQIANLADCPQNNSTASSGNPAKKKRKRCGVCAPCRRLINCGVCSSCRNRKTGHQICKFRKCEELKKKPGSSLERTPVSNGEAFRWFF